A stretch of the Narcine bancroftii isolate sNarBan1 chromosome 14, sNarBan1.hap1, whole genome shotgun sequence genome encodes the following:
- the LOC138749769 gene encoding collagen alpha-1(I) chain-like produces MPNLSPTSVWDRLLSAHCLDQTGKGFNLPALPRTSGTGRRWPVPAQWAFSGVVGRLGCISCPDMDRQDDCCVGGPGSDRVPHPPAPEGRAAPPTRTGGQGCPSHPLRRAGLPLPPAPEGRAAPPTRSGGQGCPSHPLRRAGLPLPPAPEGRAAPPTRSGGQGCPSHPLRRAGLPLPPAPEGRAAPPTRSGGQGCPSHPLRRAGLPLPPAPEGRAAPSTRSGGQGCPSHPLRRAGLPLPPAPEGRAAPPTRSGGQGCPSHPLRRAGLPLPPAPEGRAAPPSRSGGQGCPSQPLRRAGLPLPPAPEGRAAPPTRSGGQGCPSHPLRRAGLPLPPAPEGRAAPPTRSGGQGCPSHPLRRAGLPLPPAPEGRAAPPTRSGGQGCPSHPLRRAGLPLPPAPEGRAAPPTRSGGQGCPSHPLRRAGLPLPPAPEGRAAPPTRSGGQGCPSHPLRRAGLPLPPAPEGRAAPPTRSGGQGCPSHPLRRAGLPLPPAPEGRAAPPTRSGGQGCPSHPLRRAGLPLPPAPEGRAAPPTRSGGQGCPSHPLRRAGLPLPPAPEGRAAPPTRSGGQGCPSHPLRRAGLPLPPAPEGRAAPPTRSGGQGCPSHPLRRAGLPLPPAPEGRAAPPTRSGGQGCPSHPLRRAGLPLPPAPEGRAAPPTRSGGQGCPSHPLRRAGLPLPPAPEGRAAPPTRSGGQGCPSHPLRRAGLPLPPAPEGRAAPPTRSGGQGCPSHPLRRAGLPLPPAPEGRAAPPTRSGGQGCPSHPLRRAGLPLPPAPEGRAAPPTRSRGQGCPSHPLRRAGLPLPPAPEGRAALTASSEFSTALQTPT; encoded by the exons ATGCCCAATCTCTCCCCCACTTCCGTCTGGGACAGGCTTCTCTCTGCCCACTGCCTGGATCAGACAGGGAAAGGCTTCAACCTCCCTGCACTGCCCAGGACCAGTGGGACAGGTAGAAGATGGCCAGTGCCCGCCCAGTGGGCGTTCTCTGGTGTGGTGGGAAGACTGGGATGCATATCCTGCCCTGACATGGACAGGCAGGATGA CTGCTGCGTGGGAGGACCTGGATCAGACAGGGTGCCTCACCCACCCGCTCCTGAAGGCAGGGCTGCCCCTCCCACCCGCACCGGAGGGCAGGGCTGCCCCTCCCACCCGCTCCGGAGGGCAGGGCTGCCCCTCCCACCCGCTCCGGAGGGCAGGGCTGCCCCTCCCACCCGCTCCGGAGGGCAGGGCTGCCCCTCCCACCCGCTCCGGAGGGCAGGGCTGCCCCTCCCACCCGCTCCGGAGGGCAGGGCTGCCCCTCCCACCCGCTCCGGAGGGCAGGGCTGCCCCTCCCACCCGCTCCGGAGGGCAGGGCTGCCCCTCCCACCCGCTCCGGAGGGCAGGGCTGCCCCTCCCACCCGCTCCGGAGGGCAGGGCTGCCCCTCCCACCCGCTCCGGAGGGCAGGGCTGCCCCTCCCACCCGCTCCGGAGGGCAGGGCTGCCCCTTCCACCCGCTCCGGAGGGCAGGGCTGCCCCTCCCACCCGCTCCGGAGGGCAGGGCTGCCCCTCCCACCCGCTCCGGAGGGCAGGGCTGCCCCTCCCACCCGCTCCGGAGGGCAGGGCTGCCCCTCCCACCCGCTCCGGAGGGCAGGGCTGCCCCTCCCACCCGCTCCGGAGGGCAGGGCTGCCCCTCCCAGCCGCTCCGGAGGGCAGGGCTGCCCCTCCCAGCCGCTCCGGAGGGCAGGGCTGCCCCTCCCACCCGCTCCGGAGGGCAGGGCTGCCCCTCCCACCCGCTCCGGAGGGCAGGGCTGCCCCTCCCACCCGCTCCGGAGGGCAGGGCTGCCCCTCCCACCCGCTCCGGAGGGCAGGGCTGCCCCTCCCACCCGCTCCGGAGGGCAGGGCTGCCCCTCCCACCCGCTCCGGAGGGCAGGGCTGCCCCTCCCACCCGCTCCGGAGGGCAGGGCTGCCCCTCCCACCCGCTCCGGAGGGCAGGGCTGCCCCTCCCACCCGCTCCGGAGGGCAGGGCTGCCCCTCCCACCCGCTCCGGAGGGCAGGGCTGCCCCTCCCACCCGCTCCGGAGGGCAGGGCTGCCCCTCCCACCCGCTCCGGAGGGCAGGGCTGCCCCTCCCACCCGCTCCGGAGGGCAGGGCTGCCCCTCCCACCCGCTCCGGAGGGCAGGGCTGCCCCTCCCACCCGCTCCGGAGGGCAGGGCTGCCCCTCCCACCCGCTCCGGAGGGCAGGGCTGCCCCTCCCACCCGCTCCGGAGGGCAGGGCTGCCCCTCCCACCCGCTCCGGAGGGCAGGGCTGCCCCTCCCACCCGCTCCGGAGGGCAGGGCTGCCCCTCCCACCCGCTCCGGAGGGCAGGGCTGCCCCTCCCACCCGCTCCGGAGGGCAGGGCTGCCCCTCCCACCCGCTCCGGAGGGCAGGGCTGCCCCTCCCACCCGCTCCGGAGGGCAGGGCTGCCCCTCCCACCCGCTCCGGAGGGCAGGGCTGCCCCTCCCACCCGCTCCGGAGGGCAGGGCTGCCCCTCCCACCCGCTCCGGAGGGCAGGGCTGCCCCTCCCACCCGCTCCGGAGGGCAGGGCTGCCCCTCCCACCCGCTCCGGAGGGCAGGGCTGCCCCTCCCACCCGCTCCGGAGGGCAGGGCTGCCCCTCCCACCCGCTCCGGAGGGCAGGGCTGCCCCTCCCACCCGCTCCGGAGGGCAGGGCTGCCCCTCCCACCCGCTCCGGAGGGCAGGGCTGCCCCTCCCACCCGCTCCGGAGGGCAGGGCTGCCCCTCCCACCCGCTCCGGAGGGCAGGGCTGCCCCTCCCACCCGCTCCGGAGGGCAGGGCTGCCCCTCCCACCCGCTCCGGAGGGCAGGGCTGCCCCTCCCACCCGCTCCGGAGGGCAGGGCTGCCCCTCCCACCCGCTCCGGAGGGCAGGGCTGCCCCTCCCACCCGCTCCGGAGGGCAGGGCTGCCCCTCCCACCCGCTCCGGAGGGCAGGGCTGCCCCTCCCACCCGCTCCGGAGGGCAGGGCTGCCCCTCCCACCCGCTCCGGAGGGCAGGGCTGCCCCTCCCACCCGCTCCGGAGGGCAGGGCTGCCCCTCCCACCCGCTCCGGAGGGCAGGGCTGCCCCTCCCACCCGCTCCGGAGGGCAGGGCTGCCCCTCCCACCCGCTCCGGAGGGCAGGGCTGCCCCTCCCACCCGCTCCAGAGGGCAGGGCTGCCCCTCCCACCCGCTCCGGAGGGCAGGGCTGCCCCTCCCACCCGCTCCGGAGGGCAGGGCTGCGCTGACTGCAAGCTCCGAGTTCAGCACAGCCCTACAGACTCCCACGTGA